The following nucleotide sequence is from Actinomycetes bacterium.
GGCCGGACTACGTCCCGCCTGGCTGGGACCACTTCTGGGCGTTCCGCGTGCCCGGCCGCAGCGGTGCCTACTACGACTTCCGACTCTCGGGGTCGCCTCGCTTCTACGGGGACCGGGCCTACTCGACGGACGTCCTCGCCCGCCGCGCGGACCGGCTGATCCGCTCCACCGCTCGGGACACTCCACTGTTCGTCTACCTGGCGACGTGGGCGCCGCACGGGCACTTCATCCCCCCGCGCCGCTACGCGGCCAGGCCCGGCACCCAGCCGGTCGCACGCGGCCGGGTGGAGGTGGCCGACCGGAAGGCGCTGCAGCCGGCCTGGCTGCGCGCCCAGCGGCCGGTGTCCGCGGCCGCGATGGAGGCGGTCCGCGACGGGCAGGACCGGTCGCTCCTCGCCGTCGACGACGCGGTCGACCGGGTGGTCCGCGCCCTGCGGGAGAGCGGCCGGCTGCACAACACGCTGTTCCTCTTCATGTCGGACAACGGGCTGCTCCGCGGCGAGCACGGCCTGACCGGCAAGCACGTCCCCTACGACGCCGCCACCCGGGTGCCCATGGTGCTCCGCTGGGACGCCCGGGTCCCCCGGGGCACGGTGGACCGGCGCCTGGCCCTCAACGTCGACGTGGCGGCGACCCTTTCGGCGGCCACCGGCGTCCCGATGGCGACGGAGGGTCTCGACCTGTTGGGCCCGCAGACCCGGGCGGGCTTCCCGGTCGAGGCGATCGGCAAGCGCAACCTCGGCCGGCCGGCCTACTGCGGCTGGCGCACCGCGCGCTACCTCTACGTCCGCTACGCCGACCGCGAGGAGGAGCTCTACGACTACGCGGTCGACCCGTTGGAGGAGGTCAACCGCGCCGGCGACCCGACGTACGCCCGGACGCTGCGCGCCCTGCGCCGCCACGCCCGGGAGGACTGCTCCCCCACGCCGCCCGGCTTCAGCTGGACCGGCGCCCGCACGGTCACCGGACCCGTCACAGGACCGGCGGTCGGCCCGCCCGGGTGAGCCGCCACACGGTGCGCCACGACATCGGGCGGCGCTCCCCGGCACCGCTGCCCAGCCCCTCGCCGAAGCCGGCGACCCACGCGCGCATCGCCGGGCCGGACCGGACCCGGGCCAGGGTCACCAGGACCCAGGTGAGCAGGTACGGCAGCACCAGCGGCCAGGGCAGGTTGCGGCGGGCGACCCAGACCCGGTTACGGGCGTTCATCCGCCAGTAGACGGCGTGCCGGGTGGGGCTGGTGGCCGGGTGGTTGACGACGATCTCGGGCGCGTACCAGCCGACGAAGCCCTGGTCCCAGACCCGCCAGATCAGCTCGATGCCCTCGTGGCCGTAGAAGAAGTGGCCGGGCCAGCCGCCGGCGCCCTCGAACGCGTCGCGACGGACGGCGAAGGTGCCCTCCCACACCCACGCCACCACGCCCGGCCGCAGCGGGTCCCGCCCGCCCGGCCGGGGCACCCAGCGACCGGGCGAGGGCCGACCGTCCGGGTCGACCGGGCGCGGCTGCACCGCGCCGACCCGCGGGTCGGCCTGCAGGACGTCGACCAGTTGCGATACCACGTCGTCGGTGGGCAGGAAGGCGTCGTCGTCGTAGAAGAAGATCACGTCGCCGCTCACCGCGGCGGCACCGACGTTGCGGCCCTGGGGGATGCCGACGTTCTCGGGCAGGTGGACGGTGCGCACCTCCGGCGGCAGACCGGTCGGCTCCCAGCCGTTGCCGACCACCACCACGTCGAGGTCGACGCCGGTCTGGGCGAGCAGCGACTCCATCGCCCGGGGGAGCTCCTCGGGACGGGTGCCCATGCTCAGCACGACGGCCCCGACGCTGCGGCCGACCGGACGCGAGCTCACCGCAGCCGTCGCGAGGTCAGGATCGCCACCAGGTGCCCGACGACGGTGAGCCCGGCGACCGGGACGAGCACCGCCAGCAGCCAGCGGGTCGCCGGGACGTCGCCACCGGCGAGGGCGTCGCCGACCGCGGCCAGGAAGGCGAGCAGCGTCATCTCGACCGAGTGGAACACCCGGTGGAACGGCACGAAGCGCGCCAGCGAACGCAGCCGGCGGACCGTGGAGACCTGTGGCGCCGCCTCCTCCGCCCGGTCGGCCAGCCGCGGCAGGTCGCTGGCCGCGCGGGCCAGGTGCACGGCGTCGTTGAGCGACTTGTTGACCAGCACCAGGACGGCCAGGACGGCACCGAGCGTCGTCCAGCCGCCGAGCGAGTCGAGCCCGCCGTCGGCACGCACCCCGAGGGCGAGGGGGATGGCCGCCTCGGCGACGGTGTGCCCGAGCTTGTCGAGGAAGAAGCCGGTCGGCGAGAAGGTCCGCCGCCACCGGGCGACCTCGCCGTCGCAGCAGTCCCACAGCATCTGCAGCTGGCCGAGCAGGAGGGCCAGCCCGGCCCCGACCAGGCCGGGCACCAGCAGGGCCGCGCCGGCCGCGGCCCCGGTGACGATCATCAGGACGGTGACGCCGTTGGCCGTGATCGCCGTGGCGAGCAGCCAGCGGGTCAGGTAGGGCGAGACCCGGCGCTGGTAGAGGTCGGCGGTCCAGTGCTCGGAGTTGCGCCGGCCGCGGACCGACTCGGGCTGGGTGACCGCGCGCAGCTCGGCGATCGTCGGCCGGGCCGGCCGTTGCTGAGCGTCCGGCCGGTGCTGCTGGTCAGCCACCGGTGATCTCCGGCGCCGGGGTCGGGGCCGCCCGCACCTCGCGCAGCACCCGCAGCGGCTCCACCACGAGGTACAGGATGCCGAGCAGGGCGGCCAGCACCCATAGGCCCCCCACCAGCACGCTGCCGCCGGCGGCGGCGAGCAGCAGCACCGCGGCGAGCCGGCCGGGGCCGCCGAGCCCGAGCCAGGACGACCAGGCCGCGGGCGCGTCGAGGCGGTTCACCACCCGGTAGAGGTCGTCGTAGTGGTGCGAGGCCACCACCAGCAGGAGGGCGTACGCCGGCAGCAGCCCGTCCGGCGCCACCGCCGCCACGACCAGCGCGACGCAGGTGTACTCCGCTGCGCGCAGCAGCGCCGGGCGCAGCCACAGGAAGCGGTCCGGTCGCGCGGTCAGCGCCCGGGCAGCGACGGCCGGCGGCACGACCGGTGCCAGGTCGGCCTGCGCGGCGACCACCGAGCGCTCGCGGGCCGACGGGGGCTGCACCGCGGTCCGCGGCCAGGTCCGGGTGCGCAGGGTGCGCCCGGCACTCGTGTAGGCGAGCGAGACGACGCCCAGGCAGAGCAGGACGGCCAGGGCGGCTGCCGGGAGGCCCAGCGCGGCCAGCACCGAGATGACCAACCACCGCTCACCGATGCCGAGGTGCAGCGCCTTCTTGGCCCACCGGATGCCCGACCGGCGGTTGCTGCGCTCCGAGGCCTGCACGGCGCGGGCGCTCGCGGAGCCGGCTGCTGCAGCCGCCGCGTCGGCGGGCTCGTCGAGGGGCAGGACGCCGCTCTCGCCCTCACGGTCCTCCTTCACCGCGGTGAAGGTGTAGTCGATGCTGTGCCGGGCCGTCTGCAGCGTCAGCATGGCGACCGCCAGCGTCCAGGCCGACCCGTCGGCCCCTCCGGCGCCCAGGGCCAGGCCGGCGTAGCAGGCGAACTCCTTCAGGCGGTCGGTGGAGGCGTCCAGCCACGCACCGGTCGCGCTGAACCGGCGGGTGTAGCGCGCCACGTCGCCGTCGACGCAGTCGACGACGAGCGACAGCTGCAGCAGCACCGCGCCGGCCAGCAGGGCCCACCGGTCCCCGACACCGAACAGGACGGCGGCGGCGAGCCCGACCAGCAGGGAGGCCACCGTGACGGCGTTGGGGGTCAGGCCCAAGCGCAGCGCGACCGGGGTCAGCCGGCGGGCCACCGGCCGGCTCAGGAAGGAGGCCACCAGTCCGTCGTCGGCCTTGGTCGCCCGGGCCAGCCGGGTGCGGTGGACCTCGTCGGCACCGGCCGCGGCGACCCGGGCCGCGAAGGCGTCACGGTCCGGCGCCTGCGCCCCCCGACGCCAGGGCCACGGGTCCAGCACCACGGCGGCGACCGGCAGGCCGCCCCGCACCAGCGCCAGCAGCAGCAGGTCCAGCGGGTCGCCGGCCCAGCCCAGCCGGGCGGCGGTGCCGGCTGCCGAGCGAGCCGCCGCGGCCGCGGTCGCGCGCTCGCCGCCCCCGACCCGCAGCGCCCCGACGAAGACGCCGTCCGGGTCGGTCACCACGTGGTCGGGCGTGCCGACGGAGATGACCCGCCCCCCGCGGCGGCGCAGCCGGGCGGGGCCGTCCGGTCGGACGTCCCCGTCGCCGGTGCGCCCTACCAAGGCTGCGGTCGTCGGCCGGGGGTCACGAGTCAGCTCGTCGAGCGCGGCCGGGTGCAGCTGCAGGTCCTCGGCGACCAGCACCGCCGGACCGGAGCCCCCGGCCAGGCGGTCAGCGAGCGCCTCGAGGCCGGCCGCGGCCGTGGGGTGGGCCGGGCCGGTCACCCGGCCGGCTCGCCGGGCCGCTGCCCACCGGGCCGCTGCTCGCCGGGCCGCTGCTCGAGGGACCGCTGCTCGCCGGGCCGCTGCTCGCCGGGCCGCTGCTCGCCGGGCTGCTGCTCGACAGGCCGCTGCTCGCCGGTGTCCGGGTCCTGCGCCGCGGCCGCCTTGCGCTTCTTGCGGCGCCGGCCGACGTCGGCGCGGTAGGTCGTCAGCGCGTCCTCGAGCGGGCCGTCGACGACCAGCGAGCCGGCCTTGAGGTAGAGCCCGCGGGTGCAGAACCGCCGCAGGTCGGCCTCGTTGTGCGAGACCAGGAACAGCGTGCGACCGCCGGAGAGCAGCTCGTTCATCCGGCCGTAGCACTTCTCGCGGAAGGCCCGGTCGCCGACGGCGAGCACCTCGTCGACCAGGACGATCGGCTCGTCCAGCGTGGTGACGACCGAGAAGCCGAGACGCACCTTCATGCCGGAGGAGAAGTGCCGGAACGGCGTGTCCAGGAAGTCGCCGACCTCGGCGAAGTCCACGATCTCGTCGAAGCGCGCCGCGATCTGCCGGCGGCCCAGCCCGTGCAGGCCCGCGGTCAGCCAGATGTTGTCGCGCGCGGTCAGGTCGCCGACGAAGCCGCCGGTGACCTCGATCAGCGGGGCGACGCCGCCGTGGACCTTGAGCCGGCCCTCGTCGGGCA
It contains:
- a CDS encoding sulfatase; the encoded protein is MRGGRGGGRSRGRRALSALLVLAAVSAMTVSGPWLAQSRPLPTAPDIVVFLTDDQRWDSLDGMPALQEELVDRGRLYEQAMVPTSLCCPSRATILSGRYAHSTGVWGNHYPQGGWRRVREQGIEDVNIATLLDARGYETALIGKYFNGYSAGTRPDYVPPGWDHFWAFRVPGRSGAYYDFRLSGSPRFYGDRAYSTDVLARRADRLIRSTARDTPLFVYLATWAPHGHFIPPRRYAARPGTQPVARGRVEVADRKALQPAWLRAQRPVSAAAMEAVRDGQDRSLLAVDDAVDRVVRALRESGRLHNTLFLFMSDNGLLRGEHGLTGKHVPYDAATRVPMVLRWDARVPRGTVDRRLALNVDVAATLSAATGVPMATEGLDLLGPQTRAGFPVEAIGKRNLGRPAYCGWRTARYLYVRYADREEELYDYAVDPLEEVNRAGDPTYARTLRALRRHAREDCSPTPPGFSWTGARTVTGPVTGPAVGPPG
- a CDS encoding glycosyltransferase: MSSRPVGRSVGAVVLSMGTRPEELPRAMESLLAQTGVDLDVVVVGNGWEPTGLPPEVRTVHLPENVGIPQGRNVGAAAVSGDVIFFYDDDAFLPTDDVVSQLVDVLQADPRVGAVQPRPVDPDGRPSPGRWVPRPGGRDPLRPGVVAWVWEGTFAVRRDAFEGAGGWPGHFFYGHEGIELIWRVWDQGFVGWYAPEIVVNHPATSPTRHAVYWRMNARNRVWVARRNLPWPLVLPYLLTWVLVTLARVRSGPAMRAWVAGFGEGLGSGAGERRPMSWRTVWRLTRAGRPPVL
- a CDS encoding CDP-alcohol phosphatidyltransferase family protein; this translates as MADQQHRPDAQQRPARPTIAELRAVTQPESVRGRRNSEHWTADLYQRRVSPYLTRWLLATAITANGVTVLMIVTGAAAGAALLVPGLVGAGLALLLGQLQMLWDCCDGEVARWRRTFSPTGFFLDKLGHTVAEAAIPLALGVRADGGLDSLGGWTTLGAVLAVLVLVNKSLNDAVHLARAASDLPRLADRAEEAAPQVSTVRRLRSLARFVPFHRVFHSVEMTLLAFLAAVGDALAGGDVPATRWLLAVLVPVAGLTVVGHLVAILTSRRLR
- a CDS encoding DUF5941 domain-containing protein, translating into MTGPAHPTAAAGLEALADRLAGGSGPAVLVAEDLQLHPAALDELTRDPRPTTAALVGRTGDGDVRPDGPARLRRRGGRVISVGTPDHVVTDPDGVFVGALRVGGGERATAAAAARSAAGTAARLGWAGDPLDLLLLALVRGGLPVAAVVLDPWPWRRGAQAPDRDAFAARVAAAGADEVHRTRLARATKADDGLVASFLSRPVARRLTPVALRLGLTPNAVTVASLLVGLAAAVLFGVGDRWALLAGAVLLQLSLVVDCVDGDVARYTRRFSATGAWLDASTDRLKEFACYAGLALGAGGADGSAWTLAVAMLTLQTARHSIDYTFTAVKEDREGESGVLPLDEPADAAAAAAGSASARAVQASERSNRRSGIRWAKKALHLGIGERWLVISVLAALGLPAAALAVLLCLGVVSLAYTSAGRTLRTRTWPRTAVQPPSARERSVVAAQADLAPVVPPAVAARALTARPDRFLWLRPALLRAAEYTCVALVVAAVAPDGLLPAYALLLVVASHHYDDLYRVVNRLDAPAAWSSWLGLGGPGRLAAVLLLAAAGGSVLVGGLWVLAALLGILYLVVEPLRVLREVRAAPTPAPEITGG
- a CDS encoding ABC transporter ATP-binding protein, giving the protein MSPVIEAEGLGISFRRNRSRNQRLRDVVRGRTKSRKGEFWALRDISFQVGAGEAVGLVGGNGQGKSTLLKLIAGVLLPDEGRLKVHGGVAPLIEVTGGFVGDLTARDNIWLTAGLHGLGRRQIAARFDEIVDFAEVGDFLDTPFRHFSSGMKVRLGFSVVTTLDEPIVLVDEVLAVGDRAFREKCYGRMNELLSGGRTLFLVSHNEADLRRFCTRGLYLKAGSLVVDGPLEDALTTYRADVGRRRKKRKAAAAQDPDTGEQRPVEQQPGEQRPGEQRPGEQRSLEQRPGEQRPGGQRPGEPAG